A window of Bacteroidota bacterium contains these coding sequences:
- a CDS encoding helix-turn-helix domain-containing protein — MENMVFTQLSIQEIRLLLRDEIQQALKEYSEKIRKEPDNDLLDIKQVAIKLKMAVPSIYGLVHRRQIPHIKRGKKLIFEKTQIEQWLQNGRQMTLGDSSKKSDEYLFHKNHLDP, encoded by the coding sequence ATGGAAAATATGGTCTTCACCCAGCTATCAATACAAGAAATTCGATTGCTACTACGAGATGAGATACAGCAGGCACTAAAAGAATATTCCGAGAAAATCCGAAAAGAACCTGATAATGATCTACTGGATATTAAGCAGGTTGCTATAAAGCTTAAAATGGCGGTTCCGAGTATTTATGGACTTGTTCATCGCAGGCAGATTCCACATATTAAGCGAGGGAAGAAACTCATTTTTGAAAAGACTCAGATAGAGCAATGGCTTCAGAATGGTCGGCAAATGACTCTTGGCGATTCATCGAAAAAATCTGACGAATATTTGTTTCATAAAAATCACCTTGATCCATAA
- a CDS encoding DUF2589 domain-containing protein, giving the protein MADKENTLTNIAPASLEKISLSQALLAPLDALFKAQVHSARSFLNLVLQIGYPHIGVDDAGHSKEQAQDAKQMYIQHFRFKDENGKSVEVSIPALALIPVTPLSIDNANVKMSFQVEDIEKHVQLQASEVENMKRAGNQDVKYDESNRPWYLVSDPVSFKGTVTSGDPDTLISNKSSSTISIEVNITRQPLPAGLDKLLTSLSQATITTNLEK; this is encoded by the coding sequence ATGGCTGATAAGGAAAATACACTTACGAATATTGCTCCGGCCTCGCTCGAGAAAATTTCTTTATCTCAAGCATTGTTAGCACCACTCGACGCATTATTCAAAGCTCAGGTACATTCGGCGAGAAGTTTCCTAAATCTTGTTTTGCAAATCGGTTATCCTCATATTGGAGTTGATGACGCTGGACATTCAAAAGAACAAGCACAGGACGCAAAGCAAATGTATATTCAACATTTTCGCTTCAAAGATGAAAATGGAAAATCAGTTGAGGTAAGTATTCCCGCTCTTGCACTAATTCCGGTTACACCACTTTCCATTGATAATGCCAATGTAAAAATGAGCTTTCAGGTAGAGGACATCGAAAAACATGTCCAATTACAAGCTTCTGAAGTTGAAAATATGAAAAGGGCCGGCAATCAAGATGTCAAATATGATGAATCAAATAGGCCTTGGTATCTTGTCTCGGATCCTGTAAGTTTTAAAGGCACTGTGACAAGTGGAGATCCTGATACTCTTATATCGAATAAATCTTCAAGCACTATTTCCATTGAAGTCAATATTACCCGGCAGCCACTACCTGCCGGTCTTGATAAACTATTAACCTCGTTAAGCCAGGCAACAATCACAACTAATCTTGAAAAATAA
- a CDS encoding DUF2589 domain-containing protein, whose protein sequence is MATTNEVFAAAEFQALPLEFIVSAPLLGVIKAQTVATQTTKDFIEQFKKDSIEFTVKTASESTGQSAATSTVETKINAPLLSMVPIPHIRIDSFTTSFKYEISQVQTIKKSTEGGGDVTIGAAGILSKFVDISLKGNVTSSKSSESVLNRSGSLDITLHASEAPMPEGLARILSLLSKTIPGQ, encoded by the coding sequence ATGGCCACAACAAATGAAGTCTTTGCAGCAGCAGAATTTCAGGCATTACCATTGGAATTTATTGTCTCCGCTCCCTTATTGGGCGTGATTAAAGCACAGACGGTTGCCACCCAGACAACCAAAGATTTTATTGAGCAATTTAAAAAAGACTCAATCGAGTTTACTGTTAAAACTGCATCCGAATCTACAGGACAGTCAGCGGCAACCAGCACGGTGGAAACAAAAATTAATGCGCCTTTGCTTTCAATGGTGCCAATACCTCATATAAGAATTGATTCGTTTACCACAAGTTTCAAATATGAGATCAGCCAGGTTCAGACAATAAAAAAATCAACTGAAGGCGGCGGCGATGTGACAATAGGTGCTGCTGGGATACTGTCAAAATTTGTTGACATTTCACTAAAGGGGAACGTGACCAGCAGCAAATCCAGTGAATCAGTGCTCAATCGAAGTGGTTCACTTGATATAACATTGCATGCGAGTGAAGCGCCAATGCCAGAAGGCTTAGCAAGAATATTAAGTTTGTTATCCAAAACAATTCCCGGTCAATAA